The sequence CCCCCTCAGGGCATCTTTGCACTAATAACAACTCAGATTTTCTATTTGAGTTGACAACATTAGGTCCCAACACCATTTGCAATATGCtggtgggagagagagaagaaaaagcttTCTCTCCCTCAGTCACAAAGATCTTGGGGTCACAGTGACTCAAGGCCTCTGGGGCTAAAAGAAATAACCCCTCATGTCCTCATTTTGAAACTCTCTGCCTTACAGAAAAGAAGGGCATTCTTAGAACCTGGAAGAGAAGCCTCAGTGTAAATATCACTAACCAGACGTCCACTGGGAAAAGATGACAATTACTAGGCAAAGAAACtatcttcttgttttcttttctacacTTCAAATATCCAGAAGCTACACCACCtcacctgattttttttccctctgctttttAGAGGGGGGATGAAAGGAAGTGGgatgaaataattaaattaagaaaacaaacaaacaaaagaaaactatcaacacatgctgctgctgcttctaagtcgcttcagtcgtgtctgactctgtgtgaccccatagacggcagcccaacaggctcccctgtccctgggattctccaggcaagaacactggagtgggttgccacttccttctccaatgcaatcAACATATGCATTGAGGGCAAATATGACTCTGCTtagctttcttcttcttcttttttttttttttggtttagtcttgtggctttcaggatcttagttccctgaccagggatcgaacctgggtctcctgaagtgtggagttctaaccactggatggtCAGAGAATTCCCGACTCTGCTTAATTTTTGACATTATCAGTATCTATCTAGAGGATATCTCAGTGATGGCCGTGAAGCATCATAAGATCATTTGACTCCAAAAATGGACACAATAGGCTTGCTGTGTTTTTTCCCTCAAGAGTCCCCAGTGGGGTGAAGAGCTGAGAGTACATGTGATGGCCTAAAGAtctcacctgccaatacaggagacctgggttcaatccctgggtcaggaagttcccctggaggagggcatggcaacccactccagtattcttgtctggagaatcctatggacagagaagctggtgggttccagtccatggggttgcagagtctgactcaactgaagtgacttagcatgcacacatgactgCCTGGTGCATCTTCTGTGGCAACCTGGAATTCTCCATTGTAGAGGTGActatttacattttttgttttttttccattcaggGCCTTCACTGCCAGCATCCCTCCCTGAATATTCTTCATTCTGTATCacaatattttggaaaaatatgaagtggctGTTTCTCCCCCAAAGACAGGAGtctttgatttcattttcatgataggaaattttacctttcaattttaaGACTATTTTCCAATGAAGGAGCTGGAACAAAATGGTTTGGAACATTTTGTTAACCCTCAAGCAGAATATTCAAAACAACACAATCACCTTCTTCCTGGGCATCTACTTAATTGGAATTTTATTGTAATTCCAGACTCCCTTCTCAACTtttgctgaggttttttttttttttttttcccccagtactGCGCCACTCAGCTTTTGGCTTGAGGTTCTGACTGGGgagtgaacctgggccccttggcagtgaaagtgtagagtcctaaccactggatctccaggggaCCCCCTTGATTGAGATTTCTGAGGAGGAAAGAAAGTGCAGAGATCTGGGCATCTAAGTCTGCCTCCTTGGTGGCCTGATTCAATGCAGAACTGTTCGGTTCCCAGCTTGGCTGGCTGTTGCGGAGGCCTTGATCTTTGTGGAGTAAGAGAAGGGAAATTAAATGcccttgtttcctttttaatcccACTAGAGGCTatttaggagcttccctggtagctcaggtggtaaagaatccgcctgcaatgctggagacctgggtttgatccctgggtggggaagatcccttagaggaacGTATGTATGGCaatcagtccagtattcttgcctggagaatccccaaggacagaggtgcctggcgggctatggtccatggggtcgcaaagagttggacatgattgagcgactaagcacagcacagcacagaggctATACAATCTAGAAATTATGATCATGAGCTTTGAAGTTGGAATGGTCTGATTTAAGTCTTGGCTCTGATATATAACAGCTCTGTAGTCTTGGGTAAagtgcttaacctctctgagcctcaggtttccCATCCACAGAAATGGGGGAAAGAACAATACTTGCATCATGAAAGTTGTTACAAGGATTAAATAAATCAACACGGGTAACGTGTTAAGATTCACAGACAGTGCTCAGAATGAGGTATAATCCCCATGGTCTCCCTCCTGTACGATCACTTAGACCTGACGTACCCTTCTCTTCCACAACCTGAATTCTGAAGGGCTGCTACCACAGGGAGGTACATGAGTAAAGGAAGAGATGAAGGGATAAGATGTTTTAGCGATACAATTCCACCCAAAGGTCAACTCATCTGTTCCTCTGTTTCCAGCAGGATGATGTCCCTAAGATTGAAGTCTCTTCTATTTTTAGGATCTGTCAAAACTGATGTCCCAGTTTCTCTTACCacacccaggaaaaaaaaaaaagttaaaaaaaaaaaaactactacagATCCATgaacatgagagagagagagagagagagagagagagaatgagaatttTCTGCTGTAATTTTCCATCCTGCTGGTTTTTAGGTGCTGCCATATGAAATCTCTGAACCGGAGATTCTCATCAGCCTTCCCGgggcccaaggacacacagctctgGCTATAAATGGTGCCAGTTTTGGTGGGGGAGCTGCTGCCACTTTATCTGGGCCCAATAAACCTTATCAAACTGCTGTGAGCCAGCCTTCAGCACTAAGTGGAAATGCTTGGAGCCCAACGCTGGCACTCAGCCCAAAGCCTCGCCTGCCTTCCTCCTTTTTGTTACCTTCTCCACCTCTTAAATTCGGGCATTAATCTCTCTTTAACACTTACTAACAAGGGCCGGGCTTTTTAATGGGTCGAGTTTATGAAGCAAGGGAGATTTTCACATAGCGTGAGTATGGCATGGAGGTTGGGGGGGGAGGGGTCCAGGGCCACAGAGGATTTCTtctttcccattgtttccccagagAGTCACCCTGCCTCTGATTGAGGATTAATAGGAGATTAGATCAGGGGTTAATTGTTTGCTTCGCTTCTTACTGCACTCAGGAGGGGCTGGTAGGTGGACGTGGAGAGAGGTAGCAACCTTCAGAAGGTACTATCTAGGCAGAAGCTAAATGCTTCAGTTAAATGCTTCCTTCTATTTCCCCGGTGAGGCACTAGGACCATGCTCTCTTCTTCCATCTCTCTCCTCTTGTTCTTCTTGTGgatcagttctttttttaaaattgaattatagttgacttacaatattgtgttagcttcaggtgcatagcaaagtgattcagttatatgtatatttagattTTTTCCATTGCAGGTCATTACAAGATACTTAATATAGTTCTGtgtgttttagtcgctcagttgtgtctgactctgcaaccccatggactgtagcccgccaggctcctctgtccatggaattctccagcaagaatactagggtggggagccattctcttctccaggggatcttccccaccccgggatggaacctgggtctcctgcactgcaggcagattctttactgtctgagccaacccAGAAGCCCTCTAGTTCCCTGTACtgtatagtaaatccttgttgtttatcacaCCAGTTTTTTTCTCAACTTTCcttaaatttctttcttcttacaGACTATAGACCTTAGCTAGAAAAGTAGCCCTATCATAGATTGCTCTTTGTTGTTCATCAGAATACCCAGGGACTGAGTTTTCCCTGGCATCCGTCAGGCACTGCGGTGTTGTCTGCTTTCAGAGGATAACTAACTCCCTTCCTTCACTTTCAAGTGGCTTCTCGCCGGTCTTTTCTCCCCTGACTCTTGCAGGCAGGTCTGAGCACTTTTCCTGCGAGCAGGAGACAGCTTGCTGGGATGGAGCTGCCTGTTCTCGGGACTGCTCCGTTAGCAGCTCTTGTGAACACGGATCAGTTCTGATGGAAACTCCCGCCAACTGGCCTTGCCAGGCCGGAAGTGGATTTTTGCCTCTAGCGGGCCTCTGCCACCTTCCAAGACGCTTCAGTTCTTGGGGCCTGACCTTCGGTTTGGGGCGGTGCCAGAGGGCGCATCGGGATATTCCCATGCTTGAGTCCGATGGGAAACCTTTGACCCACCCGCTTGTCAGGGACTGAGTGTGGGGACTGATTGAAGCCCCGCGTTGAGAGGATTGTATGACCTCCAGGGCCAACTGTCTGGAGACCCAGCGAGGGCGCTATCAACCACCTCCCTCACCCTAGCCGGAAGTCAAGGTGTGTGCCCAGAAGAAGGGCGTTTTCCACCTCTCGCCCACCACCTTCGCCAAGTTCCAAGGAAAGGGCGAAGACCGGGGCTCTCCGCAGCCGCGTTTCTTCTGGTTGCTCTAGGGATTCCTGACCTCAGCTCCGCCCTCTAGAGTGGAGCGGTCAGCAGAGAGGAGGCACTTTGGGGAGCCTTCTCCAGGCTCTCACTCGCCCCCTGAAGACTTTGTCCCGAACTGAAGGCAGTTCTTGCGGAACTGCTCCCAGCCAAGGTTCCCTGAGGGGacgggggctgggggaagggggacGGCGGAgaaaggaggggtggggggaagcccaGGGGATGCTCGAGACAGGGAAGAAAAGTTTCCCTCGCGCCTCGACCTTGGCCTCCAGGGGTCGCGACAGCTAAAACGGGGACGTCTCCCCTCGACGACAGATCCCCGAGGGAGCCTCTGGCACTCGGTTCACCCGGGCCCGCGAACTCTGCGCCTGGAGGCGAGTCGCAGTTTGGATGCTCAGGCCTGGAGGCCCCAAAGCGCTGGGTTTGGGCACCGCGAAAACGACCTTCTAAAGCTGACGCCGGGGTCCAGGGGTGCCGTCCCGAGCCCcgagaaaaaagtgaaaggggagatgACACGCACTCATGAGGCAAACGCTGGGAGACCAAAATCCCGAGCCTGGAAGCAGCAGGGAAACACGAAACCTGTTCCCACTGGAGATTAACATTCTGGGGGTTGAAGATGGGGGCAGCTCCTCGCCCCTCATCTCCACTGCCCCCACTGAGGCGTCCATGTCCCTGGTGCGCCTCTCCACGAgctcctccttctctcctctccgCTTGGCGGGTGAGCGGCGGCCGCCAGCGCCCCGGCAGCAGCTAGATGTCAGGCGAAGCCCGGAGCGCGGCGCACGGGGAAGGGAGGGGacggcaggggaggggaggggtggggcggaGAGCGCGCGCGGGCTCGGCCAGTGCGGGGGGGTGGGCGGGCGGAGCGGGGGGACGGGcgggaggggggagggaaggggggcaGCTGTGGGCAGGGAGCCGGGCTCGGCCGCCAGCACTAAAGATGGAGAGGCGCCGGGGCCTCGCAGGGGAGGGGGCTCGGCGTTGACGTGGGACGCGGCGGAGGCGCCGCAGCCGGTGGTGATTTGCTAACCTCGCAGCACAGAGGAGTTGAGGGCGATGAGAGCGGGTACTGCGAACTGCCGGGCGATGCCGCCGCTACCGCCGTGATACCGAGAGCAACAGTTCCCCAGCAACACCCCTCCCCGACAGAGGCACACACCCCCAAGAGGCACGCACACCCACCCCACGGCACCCGGCTCGGCAGTGGTGAGTTGGGGGCCAGGGAGAGGCGCACCGCCCAGACATAGCTGTGCGCCCGGGCGCCCCAGGGCTGGAGAGGTCTGGGGGGGCGCGCTCGCTTCGGCCACTCGACTACTGGGCTTTTGCCTTATTTTATTCGGcttgtttccttccttctgctgcagCCGTCGCCGCCGGCGGTTGGGGGTCGGCTGGAAGGGAGAGCCCTGGCTGTCAGCTTGGGCGCAGTTGTCTCCCCAACCCTTCCACTCCAGGGCACAGTCGGGGTGAGAGGTGGGGGCCAGAGCGGTCTGCGGGGCCGGGAGGCACAAGCGGAGGGCTGGGAATTGGAGGCTTTGTACCAGCAGGGGCCGGCGGAGGAGCCGGGAGCCTGTGGGTGCTCATATGTATGCCGACCGGTGCGCGGGCGCGAGATAGGGCTGTggtttatttgtgtgtttattcGCCCGCCAGCTGGGAAGCTAGAATCGGAGGATCGGAGGAGTGGTTTGGGGGGCGGAGGGGAGCCGGACTGGGACTCACTTGGGTTTTGTTTCTCTCTGGAAAACGTGGTGGGCTCCTTTTTCTTGATTGGACTTGATCCCCCCggttttgggggggaggggctcGGTGGTGGAGCGCTGGAGTGTCTCCAGCGCTCCGGGCCCTCTTCGGCTCTCGGCGGGACCGGCCGTGGCGCCGGAGCTCGCTGTGCGCTCCCGGCCGCGCTCGGTGGGTGCTCCGCTCTGCACCTGATGCGTTCCTGGTGCCTTTCCCACCCCGGCGCGCCAGCAGCTCGCTCTCACAGCCCCTCGAACACTCCCTCACGCGCTCGAAATGCGCACGGTCTCGCCGGCCCGCGGACCCGCTGGAACGCACAGACGCGCTCAGCACCGACTCGCTGGCCGCTCCCCGGAACGCTCGCAACGTGCCTGGGCCGGGCGCGCCTGCTACTGGCGCCACCCGCCCGAGGCCGGGGACCTTGCCCGCCGCTCCCGGGGATCCCCGCCCTGGGTCGGAGAGAGAGGGCCCTCAGATCCCTTCTCGCCTTTCCTCCCACAACTCGTTGTCGGGCTTTTGTGCTTCCCCTTCGCCTCAAGGCGAGTCCGCCTTCTCGCCTCTCTCGCCCCGGCGTCCGGCCCGCCTGGACTCTTGCCTTTCGCCCGGGTCTCTttcgcttttcttctttcctaaccCGGCTCCCTTTCTTGTTGCCATCTGGCTTCCCCGGAAAAGTTGCTTCCCAAAGTTTGCTGAAGTCGTCTCCAAGTCTCCGTGGGGGGTGGCTGGGAactgggtggggggcggggggcgggaagGTGTAAGCGCGCGATCGATCCCCGGAGCTCGAGCTGGTTAGCCCTGGCTTTCCGCCGTGACGAGGGGCACGGCGCTGCAGCCAGCACCAGCCGGTTCCCAGGCGCCGAGCCGCGGGTTTCAGGGACGGCTGATCAGGGCACCCTGATTTCCCTCAGGACCCACGGTGCTTGCTTTGGGGAAGGAATTCGGGTAGACCAGCTTCCATTCTTTCGATTCCTACCTCCTAGTTCTCTGAAACCCGAAGTCTGCGGGGAAAGCGCATGGTGCCAAGGCACTTGGGAATGGTCACCGCCCCCCCACCATGGCCTCGGTTCCCACCCCAGGGTGGGGAGCAAAAGTGTCTTCTTGATTGGCCGTCCTGGTAACCCTTTCTAAGTAAGATTTGTGGCTCTGGAGTCAATAGGGTTCCTTTTGGGGGCGGAGGCCAGCAGTGTTCCAAGAGGAAGAGCCCTTGCTCTGTGTTGCTTCCAATTGATTTCACAGCAGTGTTGGCCACAGCCAGGCCGAGGCTGGGAGGGACCTGGGCCTGTGAGGTCTTTCAGACAAGCTTTAGACAGGTTTGGGAGACCCAGAGCCCTGTTACTGATCCCAAACAGCACTTCGAGAGAGGCCTTTGTCTCCAGCCCAGTCTTCCCTTCATGCTGGTAACTCACACCATAGATGCTGGTGCCAATATCACCTCTCACCCATCTGAGCCAGGTCTAGCAGTCCGGCATCAATTCCTCTTTGGGACATGGGACTTGCCCACTCCCGGGAGCCTGTGGAGTTTGTGTTCCCAGCACATGCACTCCTGGCTTTAGGGGTGCATGTTTCCTAGGATCTCTCTGTAGGTCCTTCAGTATCTTCTGCATATTATAAATTCTCCTCACTACTGGGCACTTGTGGGCAGGAGTTAAGTGCGGCACGTTATATAAGTGCGGCACATTATGTAAGTGTGGACATGTGtacttggggtttcccaggtagcgcagaggtaaagaatcgcctgccagtgcaggagatgcaggagacacgggttcaacccctgggtggggaagatctgctggaggaggaaatggcaacacactcctgtagtcttgcctggaaaactccttggtcaggagcctggcaggctacagtcatggggtctcaaagagttggacacgactgagcatgcatgcacacacgtgtgctGTTTCTACTTCTCTGGCtggtgcatgcacacatacatgcacacgaCACAGTTGAGATTTTGGATTACTTACACGATCACTTTGAGGCACCCATGATTGGAAGTGAGCCAAGCTAGTAcatagactgtgtgtgtgtatttctcttAGGGCCTAAGGAGAGGGTCAGGGCGTGGGTTCATCAGTACTTTGCAACTCTGAGAAGAGTGGAAGGGCAGAGGCCCAGGAAGGCATTAACTGAGGGTGAAAAGGTGGGCTGGAGGAGGAGAACCTTGCCTGTAGATTTCTTTGAGCTGTGACTCTAGGCTGCTAGCCCCAGCTAGGCTGGGCGTTGTTCCTGGGGCTACCACAATGAGGCAGGATTTAGAGAAACTTCGTTTTGAAGATGAGATTTGCTGCACAAGGGGTTGAAAGTGAAATTGAGTGCTCACACTGACTAGAAGAGGGGGTTAAATTCTTACTCATTTAAATTAAGCACTGGGCATCTTCTCAGAATCATTGTTGACTTTGCACAGGAGCCCCCCACCctcagacttaaagaaagctcAGGACTCACAAGACTCCactgtaattttcattttacttcttctAACAGATGTCATAGACCAGTGAATTAGGCATGTGCTATGTAGCAGAAACTTCTCTTTACTCCCATCATCCTTGACTGTAAAGGCAGTCATGTAGGTGTCTAGAAAGCCCTTCCGCTCTATTAAAATCTCCAGGACTGTCTTGCTGCAGGTTTGGGTCAGGGGCTATTGATTGAATTCTTACTTTTAGGTACAGTAACTAATTTATCTTTTGTTCTTGCATCTCTTTTGCCTCTTTCCCGATTTCTCCCCTCTAGCCCTCCCCATTGGCCCAGGAAACGCACCCTGCCCTGCCACGCAGAGCCAGGAAGGAAAGAGAGCCTCATGCCTAAGCCTCGGGGAGCACCATGGATCTGACAAAGATGGGCATGATCCAGCTGCAGAACCCCAGCCACCCCACGGGGCTCCTGTGCAAGGCCAACCAGATGCGGCTGGCCGGGACGCTGTGTGATGTGGTCATCATGGTGGACAGCCAGGAGTTCCATGCCCACCGGACTGTGCTGGCCTGCACCAGCAAGATGTTTGAGATCCTCTTCCACCGCAACAGCCAGCACtatactctggacttcctgtctCCCAAGACCTTCCAGCAGATTCTGGAGTATGCATACACGGCCACGCTGCAAGCCAAGGCAGAGGACTTGGATGACCTGCTGTATGCCGCCGAGATCCTGGAGATCGAGTACCTGGAGGAGCAGTGCCTGAAGATCCTGGAGACCATCCAGGCCTCAGATGACAATGACACGGAGGCCACCATGGCAGAGGGCGGGGCTGAGGAGGAAGAGGACCGCAAGGCGCGCTACCTGAAGAACATCTTCATCTCGAAGCATTCCAGCGAGGAGAGTGGCTATGCCAGCGTGGCGGCCCAGAGCCTCCCTGGGCCCATGGTGGACCAGAGCCCTTCCGTCTCCACCTCATTTGGCCTTTCTGCCATGAGTCCCACCAAGGCAGCGGTGGACAGTCTGATGACCATAGGACAGTCTCTCCTGCAGGGGGCTCTTCAGCCGCCCGCTGGGCCTGAGGAGCCGACCCTGGCTGGGGGTGGGCGGCACCCTGCAGTGGCCGAGGTGAAGCCAGAGATGATGCAGGTGGATGAGGTGCCCGGCCAGGAAAGCCCTGGGGCCGCGGAGTCTAGCCTCTCAGCTGGGATGGGGGACAAGGTGGAGGAAAGGGGCAAGGAGGGACCCGGGACCCCTACTCGGAGCAGCGTCATCACCAGCGCCAGGGAGCTGCACTACGGACGTGAGGAGAGCGCTGAGCAGCTGCCGCCTCCGGTCGAGGCCAGCCAGGGGCCCCCTGGCCGACTGGAGCCCCCTGCGCCCCCAGCTGAGAAGCACCTGGGCCTCTACCCCGTGTTGCCCAACCACAAGGCCGATGCCGTGCTGAGCATGCCGTCCTCGGTGACCTCGGGCCTCCACGTGCAGCCCGCCCTGGCTGtctccatggacttcagcacctACGGGGGTCTGCTGCCCCAGGGCTTCATCCAGCGAGAGCTCTTCAGCAAGCTGGGGGAGCTGGCTGTGGGCATGAAGGCCGAGAGCCGCACTGTTGGGGAGCAGTGCAGTGTGTGCGGCGTGGAGCTTCCTGACAACGAGGCCGTGGAGCAGCACAGGTAGGCCCCTCTGCCCCCGTCACCCCCAGCCTGAATTTCTGGCCCCGGGCCCGCCTTCTTCTCGGCTGTCCCCTAGTCCTGGGGCCTGGCTCCCTTGTTCTCTTTGCTATTTGTGAAAAACCATCTGGGGGGGGGGCACTTTCCAGGTGTGTTGAGAGAGCTTCGGGTCTTTCCTAAACAAGGGGGAACTTATGTGCCCAGtttcgtttaaaaaaaaaattatgatttttgtttatttattttttgatcatGTCAAGTGGCttacagaatcttagttcctcggCCGAGGATTGAACTTGCGTCCTCGGTAGCGAAagcttggactgccaggaaattcctttCGCCCAGAGTCTTTACTAAGCTCTTTCTGCTCTTTTTCATTTGGGCTCCCGTTTTGCTTTTCCTGCTGTTGGGTCGCTTCTCCTGGGCCTGGAGAGACTCCTAAAGTGGAGGGAGGGAAaggtggggtgaggaggaggggcCCGTGGCCGGGATCTGGCCACTCTGCCAGGTTTCAGGTACCTGAGTTCCCCTGCGGTGGTTCCTGCCAAGGCCGGCACATCTGCAGCtcgggaggaggggaagggctgCAGTCTGCTTAGACCCCAGAGCAGCTGCAGGTTCCAAACGTTGTTCCTGGTGAACCTTCATCACCAGGAATGTTGcttcctctcccttttcattCTCTGTCCCTGTGAACACATTTCGGGGGAGCTGATTTAAATTCAAGGGAGAAGGATGGGTATGAGAGACATTGGTTTTGCAGCTTGCAGTCTTATTCTTAACCCATCCCTACTCACATTGAATTTAATACCACTTTGGGCCAGCATCGGCTCCCCTCtggcttctgtttccttctctgtgaaatggCTTTTATGATGTGCCTGGTTCAAGTGCTTTTCGTGGGGTCATATTTTTGTTAATGGCAGTTTTCCCAAGTAGATGATGTTCTTGTCCATAGGGAGATAATAAGACCTTTACCCAGGGTCATGTAGATACTGAGAGGCAGAGCTGGATTCAAATTCAGGTTAACCTTCTTGCACTTTGCTGCCTTTCGGAGTTATTCAGTCTGAAAGAGTGTCTTGTCTGCAGAATGGAGGGTTTTGAAATTGCTCATCGGAAATGGAGTAAACGCAGAGGGACTCTGTAGTGAGTGTGACATGCCCATCACATTACCCTCCAGTTCCTGGGTCAGGCGAGGGGTGTCAAGAAATCCAGTTTCTCTTTGTCATCTGTGATAACATTTCCCTGCACACTCTCTTGCCTGCTGTGCTGCAGATCTTGGGTGGATTCTTTAGTTTTGCACTCCTCtcccccctgcccgccccccctcAAATTCTTCTGTTGACCAttcaggagggggtgtgggggagaggaggtggggacaTGGAGTTGGAGGCACCTGGAGGTCATCTGATTCCACCAAGCTGAGTCGGAACCTCCTCCAACACTGCTTAATCCAGTCTTGTGAGACTTACCTTGTGGAAAGTGCCGCTGAGCTCCACGTAGCTGATTCTCTTCCGGTTGGGTGCGAAAAATAACCGCCACTAAGGTGTGTCTTCGTGATGCCTGTACTGCTCAGAAACAGACCGaggttgtgtttgtttttgctcaCACTTTCCTAAAGAGGAAACCCTCTCCCCAAACTTGACCAGATACGTTGATCGCCTTCTCCGGATGTGAATTATCTCAGTTATGTGCTATGAGAAATGGGGTATAGtggaaagcaattttaaaatggaTATATCATTGACGTATAacagtttcaggtatataatgatttggtatttgaatattttatgaaatgatcACTATGATAAGTCGACTTAGTTAAAATCCATCACTCTGGATagtctgagaattttttttcttgagcacttctaagatctactcttttagcaactttcattATGTAATGCAGTGTTGTTAACTATAGTCCTCATGTTGTGTGTTATAACCCCAggactcatttattttttgaccacCTTTGACTACCTTTTCCCATTTCCCCCAACCCCTGTTCCCTGaaaagtaggtttttttttcctggcttccTGGGTCCTTTCTCTTTACCTGAGATAGGGCTGCAAAAGATATTACTCTCCCAGGAGTTTTCTGTGGGACCCTTGTTCCTCTGGGGCGAGCCGGAGGGTTGGCTGTGTTCTATCCACCCTCCCCACCAGAGCATGGGTAACAGAACTAGCCATGTCTAGCACTGAGAGCTTGGCAACGTTATGTAACCTTTCTGAGTCTTGctttactttctttaaaatggAGGTGTTCTGCAGGGTGGGGTGCTGAATTAACGAAGTAACACCTGGAAATCCCTGGAGCCGCGATTGGCACTTAGTAACAAAGAGGGTGAGGGCTGGACCCTCAGTGTCCCCCTGTCTCCCTTGGGTCTCGTCTCTGCTTCGCCCTTGCGGCTCTGAGTTTTACGGTGTAGTGTCTGCGGCCCTGCCATCAAGGGGTTGAGTTGGCTGGGAGGTGGTGCAAAGGATGTTGCCGTTCTTCTGAGCTTGTGATGGTGAGGCGCCGGTCCTGGCATCCTCGGCGTCATGCCCTGGGCTGCTGACACGGGAGAATGTGCTACTGACTGAGGATGGAAAGTGGGCTGCCGCCGCCCCAGAGGCTGGAGCCTGGAGCCTGGGGCTGTGCCCTGGGTGGAAAGCTGTGGGGTCCGAGGAGATCAGGGATGGAGAGAATGTTCCCGCGTGCTTTCCTCCCTGGCAGCCCCTGGCTCCCGATCTGATGCGCTTTCAGGAGGCTtcacctctctccctctctctctcagacCTCCAGGATGAGGGTGCTGCTTCCCAATTTCCTACTGTTCTCTTGTGTAAAGCTGCCAGCATAACACGAACAAAAAGTCAAGACAAAACAATCAGAGTGGGAGATTTTGATGTCAGGAGGCTGTGGATGTGATAGTGATGAACATGATGAAGTAACAGTCTagaggatttattttattttgttgctaaGCCAGTAGGCCAGAGCATTGGTAAAGGTTAGGTACCTGCTTGCCGTTGTAGTCGCTTTTCTT comes from Dama dama isolate Ldn47 chromosome 1, ASM3311817v1, whole genome shotgun sequence and encodes:
- the ZBTB16 gene encoding zinc finger and BTB domain-containing protein 16; amino-acid sequence: MDLTKMGMIQLQNPSHPTGLLCKANQMRLAGTLCDVVIMVDSQEFHAHRTVLACTSKMFEILFHRNSQHYTLDFLSPKTFQQILEYAYTATLQAKAEDLDDLLYAAEILEIEYLEEQCLKILETIQASDDNDTEATMAEGGAEEEEDRKARYLKNIFISKHSSEESGYASVAAQSLPGPMVDQSPSVSTSFGLSAMSPTKAAVDSLMTIGQSLLQGALQPPAGPEEPTLAGGGRHPAVAEVKPEMMQVDEVPGQESPGAAESSLSAGMGDKVEERGKEGPGTPTRSSVITSARELHYGREESAEQLPPPVEASQGPPGRLEPPAPPAEKHLGLYPVLPNHKADAVLSMPSSVTSGLHVQPALAVSMDFSTYGGLLPQGFIQRELFSKLGELAVGMKAESRTVGEQCSVCGVELPDNEAVEQHRKLHSGMKTYGCELCGKRFLDSLRLRMHLLAHSAGAKAFVCDQCGAQFSKEEALETHRQTHTGTDMAVFCLLCGKRFQAQSALQQHMEVHAGVRSYICSECNRTFPSHTALKRHLRSHTGDHPYECEFCGSCFRDESTLKSHKRIHTGEKPYECNGCGKKFSLKHQLETHYRVHTGEKPFECKLCHQRSRDYSAMIKHLRTHNGASPYQCTICTEYCPSLSSMQKHMKGHKPEEIPPDWRIEKTYLYLCYV